One Streptomyces sp. SAI-135 DNA segment encodes these proteins:
- a CDS encoding bacterial proteasome activator family protein produces the protein MEMPRNEGSPESPQILVVGQDGMALGGGGDDDSREVPVTEMVEQPAKVMRIGSMIKQLLEEVRAAPLDEASRARLKEIHASSVKELEDGLAPELVEELERLSLPFNEEATPSDAELRIAQAQLVGWLEGLFHGIQTTLFAQQMAARAQLEQMRRALPPGVGGHEDGVDPRAGGRSGGPYL, from the coding sequence ATGGAGATGCCGAGGAACGAAGGTTCGCCGGAAAGTCCCCAGATCCTGGTCGTGGGCCAGGACGGGATGGCACTGGGCGGCGGGGGTGACGACGACTCCCGCGAGGTCCCGGTCACGGAGATGGTCGAGCAGCCCGCGAAGGTCATGCGGATCGGCAGCATGATCAAGCAGCTGCTCGAAGAGGTGCGCGCGGCTCCTCTCGACGAGGCCAGCCGGGCCCGGCTCAAGGAGATCCACGCCAGCTCGGTGAAGGAACTGGAGGACGGTCTCGCTCCCGAGCTCGTGGAGGAGCTGGAGCGGCTCTCGCTGCCCTTCAACGAGGAGGCGACCCCGAGCGACGCGGAACTGCGCATCGCCCAGGCCCAGTTGGTGGGCTGGCTCGAGGGCCTCTTCCACGGGATCCAGACCACGCTGTTCGCCCAGCAGATGGCCGCGCGGGCCCAGCTGGAGCAGATGCGCCGCGCCCTGCCGCCGGGCGTCGGCGGTCACGAGGACGGCGTCGACCCGCGCGCGGGCGGCCGCTCGGGCGGACCGTACCTGTAA
- a CDS encoding protein kinase: protein MAQQQRAQGPSDPEATGGGMSDAPELWGNGGLVGDGRYRLTRRLGRGGMAEVFAAEDVRLGRTVAVKLLRADLAEDPTSKARFTREAQSVAGLNHHAIVAVYDSGEDFVGGQSVPYIVMEIVEGRTIRDLLLNAEAPGPEQALIIVSGVLEALAYSHQHGIVHRDIKPANVIITHNGAVKVMDFGIARALHGASTTMTQTGMVMGTPQYLSPEQALGKAVDHRSDLYATGCLLYELLALRPPFTGETPLSVVYQHVQDIPTPPSQVSDAVPPELDGLVMRSLAKEPDDRFQTAEEMRGLVQYGLQMLYDQGGHTGTWNTGPVTAHDGRGTPAAGFASTSVLPHPGATSGTTQIPQQILPSGYGGGDDGGFEGHGNRGSGRGKLWILAVLAVIAVAAGVALALNGGGGDGGGGGTGKSVSPTTSQTTDDQTASETPSDEATSEETDTSTDDNGSSGGSGYTPSWTPSYTPSYTPSPSATQPSETATQPSDTAEPTDTAEPTDTAEPTGGLVGGADGGGEGGTS, encoded by the coding sequence ATGGCACAGCAGCAGCGCGCTCAGGGCCCGTCCGACCCCGAGGCGACTGGCGGCGGAATGTCAGATGCGCCGGAGCTGTGGGGTAACGGCGGACTGGTGGGGGACGGCCGATATCGGCTGACCCGCAGACTCGGCCGGGGCGGTATGGCCGAGGTGTTCGCGGCCGAGGACGTACGGCTCGGGCGCACCGTGGCGGTCAAACTGCTGCGCGCCGACCTCGCCGAGGACCCCACCTCCAAGGCCCGCTTCACGCGTGAGGCCCAGTCGGTGGCGGGCCTCAACCACCACGCGATCGTCGCCGTGTACGACTCCGGCGAGGACTTCGTCGGCGGCCAGTCGGTGCCGTACATCGTCATGGAGATCGTCGAGGGACGGACGATCCGCGATCTGCTCCTCAACGCCGAGGCACCCGGCCCCGAGCAGGCCCTGATCATCGTCTCCGGGGTCCTGGAGGCACTCGCCTACTCCCACCAGCACGGCATCGTGCACCGCGACATCAAGCCCGCCAACGTGATCATCACGCACAACGGCGCCGTCAAGGTGATGGACTTCGGCATCGCCCGCGCCCTGCACGGCGCCTCCACGACGATGACGCAGACCGGCATGGTCATGGGCACCCCGCAGTACCTCTCCCCGGAGCAGGCCCTCGGCAAGGCCGTCGACCACCGCTCCGACCTGTACGCGACGGGCTGTCTCCTCTACGAACTCCTCGCCCTGCGTCCGCCGTTCACCGGCGAGACCCCGCTGTCCGTGGTCTACCAGCACGTCCAGGACATCCCGACGCCGCCGTCGCAGGTCTCCGACGCCGTCCCGCCGGAGCTGGACGGCCTGGTCATGCGCTCGCTCGCCAAGGAGCCGGACGACCGCTTCCAGACCGCCGAGGAGATGCGCGGGCTCGTCCAGTACGGCCTTCAGATGCTGTACGACCAGGGCGGCCACACCGGCACCTGGAACACCGGCCCGGTGACGGCGCACGACGGCCGCGGCACGCCCGCCGCGGGCTTCGCGAGCACCAGTGTGCTGCCGCACCCCGGCGCCACCTCCGGCACCACCCAGATCCCCCAGCAGATCCTCCCCTCCGGCTACGGAGGCGGGGACGACGGCGGCTTCGAGGGCCACGGCAACCGGGGCAGTGGCCGCGGCAAGCTGTGGATCCTCGCCGTCCTCGCGGTGATCGCCGTCGCGGCGGGTGTCGCGCTCGCGCTGAACGGCGGCGGGGGCGACGGAGGCGGGGGCGGCACCGGCAAGTCCGTGTCGCCGACCACCTCGCAGACCACCGACGACCAGACGGCCAGCGAGACACCGAGCGACGAGGCGACGAGCGAGGAGACCGACACGTCCACGGACGACAACGGCAGCTCGGGCGGCTCCGGTTACACGCCGTCCTGGACGCCGTCGTACACCCCCTCCTACACGCCGTCGCCCTCGGCCACGCAGCCGTCCGAGACGGCCACGCAGCCGTCCGACACGGCCGAGCCGACGGACACGGCGGAGCCCACCGACACCGCGGAGCCGACCGGCGGCCTGGTCGGGGGCGCGGACGGCGGCGGCGAGGGCGGCACCTCCTGA
- a CDS encoding phosphotransferase: MPHAPPLGALLSQYAAGAVLACDPVDQGLLNRGYRLRTTRGRYFLKHHFDPETAAPEAIARQHRATQRLADLGVPVAPPLPAHDGRTVAVVGGHAYALHPWIEGRHRHGAQLTAEQCGRLGALLGVVHASLERVMPLQGCERAERGARAAGGVRTGESAPGPEPHTADGEPVDAGADPATTFALIDDLLARVRRHRPADSFDELARHRLLERRALLEQHVGRRPPHGGPVGWVHGDFHPFNLLYRGDAPAAIVDWDRLGVKPRAEEAVRAAAIFFVRPAGTLDLPKVRAYARAYRRTAKATPSELAAAVHRVWWERLNDFWMLRWHYERGDTRADPQFPAASALVVWWTREYDAVCDAFVG; encoded by the coding sequence ATGCCACACGCGCCCCCGCTGGGCGCCCTCCTCAGCCAGTACGCCGCCGGAGCGGTGCTGGCCTGCGATCCCGTCGACCAGGGCCTGCTCAACCGCGGATACCGGCTCCGCACGACCCGCGGCCGCTACTTCCTCAAGCACCACTTCGATCCCGAGACGGCCGCCCCCGAGGCCATCGCCCGCCAGCACCGGGCGACCCAGCGCCTGGCCGACCTCGGCGTCCCGGTCGCCCCGCCCCTCCCCGCCCACGACGGCCGCACGGTCGCGGTCGTCGGCGGCCACGCCTACGCCCTGCACCCCTGGATCGAGGGCCGCCACCGCCACGGCGCCCAGCTCACCGCCGAGCAGTGCGGCCGGCTGGGCGCACTGCTGGGGGTGGTGCACGCGAGTCTGGAGCGGGTGATGCCGCTCCAGGGGTGCGAGCGGGCGGAAAGGGGTGCGCGGGCAGCCGGGGGCGTACGGACCGGGGAAAGCGCCCCAGGCCCCGAGCCGCACACGGCCGACGGGGAGCCCGTCGACGCCGGCGCCGACCCCGCCACCACGTTCGCCCTCATCGACGACCTCCTCGCGCGCGTGCGCCGGCACCGGCCCGCCGACTCCTTCGACGAACTGGCCAGGCACCGGCTCCTGGAGCGGCGTGCCCTGCTCGAACAGCACGTCGGGCGGCGGCCTCCGCACGGGGGGCCGGTGGGCTGGGTGCACGGCGACTTCCACCCCTTCAACCTGCTCTACCGGGGCGACGCCCCCGCCGCGATCGTCGACTGGGACCGGCTCGGTGTGAAGCCCCGCGCCGAGGAGGCCGTACGCGCCGCCGCGATCTTCTTCGTACGGCCCGCGGGAACGCTCGACCTGCCGAAGGTGCGGGCCTACGCGCGCGCGTACCGGCGTACGGCGAAAGCCACGCCCTCCGAGCTCGCGGCGGCCGTGCACCGCGTGTGGTGGGAGCGTCTCAACGACTTCTGGATGCTGCGCTGGCACTACGAGCGCGGCGACACCCGCGCGGATCCCCAGTTCCCGGCGGCCTCGGCGCTGGTGGTGTGGTGGACGCGGGAGTACGACGCGGTGTGCGACGCGTTCGTCGGCTGA
- the pdhA gene encoding pyruvate dehydrogenase (acetyl-transferring) E1 component subunit alpha: MTVESTAARKPRRSAGTRKSPSTKPELVQLLTPEGKRVKNAEYDKYVADITPEALRGLYRDMVLTRRFDAEATSLQRQGELGLWASLLGQEAAQIGSGRALRDDDYVFPTYREHGVAWCRGVDPTNLLGMFRGVNNGGWDPNSNNFHLYTIVIGSQTLHATGYAMGVAKDGADSAVIAYFGDGASSQGDVAESFTFSAVYNAPVVFFCQNNQWAISEPTERQTRVPLYQRAQGFGFPGVRVDGNDVLASLAVTKWALERARAGEGPTLVEAYTYRMGAHTTSDDPSKYRADEEREAWEAKDPILRLRRYLEAANHADEGFFAELESESEALGRRVREAVRAMPDPDRFALFEHAYADGHALVDEERAGFAAYQASFADGEGA, encoded by the coding sequence GTGACCGTGGAGAGCACTGCCGCGCGCAAGCCGCGACGCAGCGCCGGGACGAGGAAGTCCCCGAGCACCAAGCCCGAACTGGTTCAGCTGTTGACGCCCGAGGGCAAGCGCGTCAAGAACGCCGAGTACGACAAGTACGTCGCCGACATCACCCCCGAAGCGCTCCGCGGCCTCTACCGCGACATGGTGCTCACCCGCCGCTTCGACGCCGAGGCCACCTCCCTCCAGCGCCAGGGCGAACTGGGCCTGTGGGCCTCGCTGCTCGGCCAGGAGGCCGCCCAGATCGGCTCGGGCCGGGCGCTGCGCGACGACGACTACGTCTTCCCGACCTACCGCGAGCACGGCGTGGCCTGGTGCCGCGGGGTCGACCCGACCAACCTGCTCGGCATGTTCCGCGGGGTGAACAACGGCGGCTGGGACCCGAACAGCAACAACTTCCACCTCTACACGATCGTCATCGGCTCCCAGACGCTGCACGCCACGGGCTACGCGATGGGCGTCGCCAAGGACGGCGCCGACTCCGCGGTCATCGCCTACTTCGGCGACGGCGCCTCCAGCCAGGGCGACGTGGCCGAATCGTTCACCTTCTCCGCGGTCTACAACGCCCCGGTCGTCTTCTTCTGCCAGAACAACCAGTGGGCCATCTCGGAGCCCACCGAGAGGCAGACCCGCGTCCCGCTCTACCAGCGCGCGCAGGGCTTCGGCTTCCCGGGCGTACGGGTCGACGGCAACGACGTGCTCGCGTCGCTGGCGGTCACCAAGTGGGCGCTGGAGCGGGCCCGCGCGGGTGAGGGCCCGACGCTCGTCGAGGCGTACACCTACCGGATGGGCGCCCACACCACCTCCGACGACCCGAGCAAGTACCGGGCCGACGAGGAGCGCGAGGCGTGGGAGGCGAAGGACCCGATCCTGCGCCTTCGCCGGTACCTGGAGGCCGCAAACCACGCGGACGAGGGATTCTTCGCGGAACTGGAGAGCGAGTCCGAGGCGTTGGGCAGGCGGGTGCGTGAGGCGGTGCGTGCGATGCCGGATCCGGACCGTTTCGCCCTCTTCGAGCACGCGTATGCGGACGGGCATGCGCTGGTCGACGAGGAGCGGGCCGGTTTCGCCGCCTACCAGGCGTCGTTCGCGGATGGGGAAGGGGCCTGA
- a CDS encoding alpha-ketoacid dehydrogenase subunit beta, whose product MAVEKMALAKAINESLRRALDTDPKVLVMGEDVGKLGGVFRVTDGLQKDFGEDRVIDTPLAESGIVGTAIGLALRGYRPVVEIQFDGFVFPAYDQIVTQLAKMHARSLGKVKMPVVVRIPYGGGIGAVEHHSESPEALFAHVAGLKVVSPSNASDAYWMMQQAIQSDDPVIFFEPKRRYWDKGEVNTEAIPGPLHKARVVREGTDLTLAAYGPMVKLCKEVADAAAEEGRNLEVLDLRSISPLDFDAVQASVEKTRRLVVVHEAPVFFGSGAEIAARITERCFYHLEAPVLRVGGYHAPYPPARLEEEYLPGLDRVLDAVDRALAY is encoded by the coding sequence ATGGCAGTGGAAAAGATGGCTCTCGCGAAGGCGATCAACGAATCGCTGCGGCGGGCCCTGGACACCGACCCCAAGGTCCTGGTCATGGGTGAGGACGTCGGCAAGCTCGGCGGGGTGTTCCGGGTGACCGACGGCCTGCAGAAGGACTTCGGCGAGGACCGGGTCATCGACACCCCGCTGGCGGAGTCGGGCATCGTGGGCACCGCGATCGGTCTGGCGCTGCGCGGTTACCGGCCGGTGGTGGAGATCCAGTTCGACGGGTTCGTGTTCCCGGCCTACGACCAGATCGTCACCCAGCTGGCGAAGATGCACGCCCGCTCGCTGGGCAAGGTCAAGATGCCGGTCGTGGTGCGGATCCCCTACGGCGGCGGCATCGGCGCGGTGGAGCACCACTCGGAGTCCCCGGAGGCGTTGTTCGCGCACGTGGCGGGGCTGAAGGTGGTCTCGCCGTCGAACGCGTCGGACGCGTACTGGATGATGCAGCAGGCCATCCAGAGCGACGACCCGGTGATCTTCTTCGAGCCCAAGCGGCGCTACTGGGACAAGGGCGAGGTCAACACCGAGGCGATCCCCGGGCCGCTGCACAAGGCCCGGGTGGTGCGTGAGGGCACCGATCTGACGCTGGCCGCCTACGGGCCGATGGTCAAGCTCTGCAAGGAGGTCGCGGACGCGGCCGCGGAGGAGGGCAGGAACCTGGAGGTGCTGGACCTGCGCTCCATCTCGCCGCTGGACTTCGACGCCGTCCAGGCCTCGGTGGAAAAGACGCGGCGGCTGGTGGTGGTGCACGAGGCGCCGGTGTTCTTCGGCTCCGGTGCGGAGATCGCCGCGCGGATCACCGAGCGGTGCTTCTACCACCTGGAGGCGCCGGTGCTGCGGGTGGGCGGCTACCACGCCCCCTATCCGCCGGCGCGTCTGGAGGAGGAGTACCTGCCCGGCCTGGACCGGGTCCTGGACGCCGTCGACCGCGCTCTGGCGTACTGA
- a CDS encoding dihydrolipoamide acetyltransferase family protein, which translates to MTTMTDASVREFKMPDVGEGLTEAEILKWYVQVGDTVTDGQVVCEVETAKAAVELPIPYDGVVRDLCFPEGTTVDVGTAIITIDVSGDTPADAETPGESIEAPAAEAPAAPEAKAAGTGRQPVLVGYGVAASSTKRRPRKGPELPVQQASVSIQTELNGHSPAPAAPAPQAPAPAAGGQSRPLAKPPVRKLAKDLGVDLTTVIPSGPDGIITREDVHAAAAPAQAPAPLTQPEATPAPAPVHIPQAPAASYDTARESRIPVKGVRKATAQAMVGSAFTAPHVTEFVTVDVTRTLKLVEELKQDKDFTGLRVNPLLLIAKALLVAIRRNPDVNASWDETNQEIVLKHYVNLGIAAATPRGLIVPNIKDAHTKTLPQLAQELGELVATAKEGRTSPTAMQGGTVTITNVGVFGVDTGTPILPPGESAILAVGAIKPQPWVHKGKVKPRQVTTLALSFDHRLIDGELGSKVLADIAAILEQPKKLITWA; encoded by the coding sequence GTGACGACGATGACGGATGCGTCCGTGCGCGAGTTCAAGATGCCCGACGTGGGCGAGGGCCTGACCGAGGCGGAGATCCTCAAGTGGTACGTCCAGGTGGGCGACACGGTCACCGACGGGCAGGTGGTGTGTGAGGTGGAGACGGCCAAGGCGGCCGTCGAACTGCCCATCCCCTACGACGGGGTGGTACGCGACCTGTGCTTCCCCGAGGGCACCACGGTCGACGTGGGCACCGCGATCATCACGATCGACGTGAGCGGCGACACCCCCGCCGACGCGGAGACGCCCGGAGAGTCCATCGAGGCCCCGGCCGCCGAGGCTCCTGCGGCGCCCGAGGCCAAGGCGGCGGGCACGGGCCGTCAGCCGGTCCTGGTCGGCTACGGCGTGGCCGCCTCCTCGACCAAGCGCCGCCCCCGCAAGGGCCCCGAACTGCCGGTCCAGCAGGCCTCGGTGTCGATCCAGACGGAGCTGAACGGCCACAGCCCGGCCCCGGCTGCCCCGGCTCCCCAGGCGCCCGCGCCGGCCGCCGGCGGGCAGTCCCGTCCGCTGGCCAAGCCCCCGGTCCGCAAGCTGGCCAAGGACCTGGGTGTCGACCTCACCACGGTGATCCCCTCCGGCCCGGACGGCATCATCACCCGCGAGGACGTCCACGCGGCGGCCGCCCCCGCCCAGGCCCCCGCACCCCTGACGCAGCCCGAGGCCACCCCGGCCCCGGCACCGGTGCACATCCCGCAGGCCCCCGCCGCCTCCTACGACACGGCCCGCGAGAGCCGTATCCCCGTCAAGGGCGTACGCAAGGCCACCGCGCAGGCCATGGTCGGTTCCGCGTTCACCGCCCCGCACGTCACCGAGTTCGTGACGGTGGACGTCACCCGCACCCTCAAGCTCGTCGAGGAACTCAAACAGGACAAGGACTTCACGGGCCTGCGGGTCAACCCGCTCCTGCTGATCGCCAAGGCCCTCCTGGTGGCCATCAGGCGCAACCCCGACGTCAACGCCTCCTGGGACGAGACGAACCAGGAGATCGTCCTCAAGCACTACGTCAACCTCGGCATCGCCGCGGCCACCCCCCGCGGCCTGATCGTCCCGAACATCAAGGACGCCCACACCAAGACCCTGCCCCAACTCGCCCAGGAACTGGGCGAACTGGTGGCCACCGCCAAGGAGGGCCGCACCAGCCCCACCGCCATGCAGGGCGGCACCGTCACCATCACCAACGTCGGCGTCTTCGGCGTCGACACCGGCACCCCGATCCTGCCGCCCGGCGAGTCCGCCATCCTCGCGGTCGGCGCGATCAAGCCCCAGCCCTGGGTCCACAAGGGCAAGGTCAAGCCCCGCCAGGTCACCACCCTGGCCCTCAGCTTCGACCACCGCCTCATCGACGGGGAACTCGGCTCCAAAGTCCTCGCCGACATCGCGGCGATCCTGGAACAGCCGAAGAAACTCATCACCTGGGCCTGA
- a CDS encoding serine hydrolase → MITATKGLRVRRAAAVAITTGAVLATGALTAAPAQALTTPTITAKGGFLMNSATGTTLYSKAPNTKRLTASTTKIMTAKVVLSQSNLNLDAKVTIKKAYSDYIVSKGASSARLIVGDKVTVRQLLYGMMLPSGCDAAMALADKFGTGSTVSARTKSFIAKMNTTARSLGMTNTKFDSFDGISNGANASTPKDLTLLARNVMKNSTFKSVVKTKSYTAKTITKTGSTRTMGTWTNTNTLLGWNGTLGIKTGSGTDSKYCLVFAATKNGESVIGTVMTSSSAANRTTDVKKLINYGYAKIS, encoded by the coding sequence TTGATTACCGCCACCAAGGGCCTCCGCGTCCGCAGAGCCGCAGCCGTCGCGATCACGACCGGCGCAGTGCTCGCCACCGGAGCTCTCACCGCGGCACCCGCGCAGGCACTCACGACGCCGACCATCACCGCCAAGGGCGGATTCCTGATGAACAGCGCGACCGGCACGACCCTCTACAGCAAGGCGCCGAACACGAAGCGGCTCACCGCTTCCACCACGAAGATCATGACCGCGAAGGTCGTGCTCTCGCAGTCGAACCTCAACCTGGACGCCAAGGTCACGATCAAGAAGGCGTACAGCGACTACATCGTCTCCAAGGGCGCCTCGTCCGCGCGCCTGATCGTCGGCGACAAGGTGACCGTCCGTCAGCTCCTGTACGGGATGATGCTGCCGTCCGGCTGTGACGCCGCGATGGCCCTCGCCGACAAGTTCGGTACGGGCTCGACGGTCTCCGCGCGCACCAAGTCGTTCATCGCGAAGATGAACACGACGGCCCGAAGCCTCGGCATGACGAACACGAAGTTCGACTCGTTCGACGGCATAAGCAATGGTGCGAACGCCTCGACGCCGAAGGACCTCACGCTGCTCGCCCGCAACGTGATGAAGAACTCGACCTTCAAGTCCGTCGTGAAGACCAAGTCCTACACGGCCAAGACGATCACCAAGACCGGCAGCACCCGCACCATGGGTACCTGGACGAACACCAACACCCTGCTCGGCTGGAACGGCACGCTCGGCATCAAGACCGGCTCGGGCACCGACTCCAAGTACTGCCTCGTCTTCGCCGCCACGAAGAACGGCGAGTCCGTCATCGGCACCGTCATGACGTCCTCGTCGGCCGCCAACCGCACCACCGACGTGAAGAAGCTCATCAACTACGGCTACGCCAAGATCAGCTGA
- a CDS encoding GntR family transcriptional regulator yields MSLAVKQPPAADRVYTHVKQGVLDRRYEGGTLLTEGELAEAVGVSRTPVREALLRLQVEGLIQLYPKKGALVLPVSAQEIADVVETRQLVEEHAARKAVPASPRLIARLEELLARQQEQAAAGDLAGAAVTDRCFHAEIVRSGGNEILNKLYDQLRDRQLRMGVAVMHAHPDRITKTLVEHEQILQALRSGDAEAVVGLIHGHVEWFSHLARGEVR; encoded by the coding sequence ATGAGTCTGGCCGTGAAACAGCCACCCGCCGCCGACCGCGTCTACACCCACGTCAAGCAGGGCGTCCTGGACCGCCGTTACGAGGGCGGGACCCTGCTCACCGAGGGCGAGCTCGCCGAGGCCGTCGGGGTCTCCCGCACACCCGTGCGCGAAGCGCTGCTGCGCCTCCAGGTCGAGGGGCTGATCCAGCTCTACCCGAAAAAGGGAGCACTGGTCCTGCCCGTCTCCGCGCAGGAGATCGCCGACGTCGTCGAGACCCGCCAGCTCGTCGAGGAGCACGCCGCACGCAAGGCCGTACCCGCCTCACCGCGGCTCATCGCGCGCCTGGAGGAACTCCTGGCGCGACAGCAGGAGCAGGCGGCCGCGGGCGACCTGGCCGGCGCCGCCGTCACCGACCGCTGCTTCCACGCCGAGATCGTCCGCAGCGGCGGCAACGAGATCCTGAACAAGCTCTACGACCAGCTCCGCGACCGCCAGCTCAGGATGGGCGTCGCCGTCATGCACGCCCACCCGGACCGCATCACCAAGACCCTCGTCGAGCACGAGCAGATCCTCCAGGCCCTGCGCTCCGGTGACGCTGAGGCGGTCGTCGGCCTGATCCACGGGCATGTCGAATGGTTCTCCCACCTCGCCCGGGGCGAGGTCCGATGA
- a CDS encoding MFS transporter: protein MAVWGIGVSVYFVAVIFRTSLGVAGLDAADRFHVNASALSTFSILQLLVYAGMQIPVGLLVDRLGTKKVLTLGVVLFTAGQLGFAFSPSYGTALASRALLGCGDAMTFISVLRLGTRWFPARRGPLVAQLAGLAGMAGNLVSTLVLARLLHGIGWTPAFAGSSLAGVVVLVLLLLFLKDHPEGHEPEPFPHRGAAYVRRQIAASWREPGTRLGLWVHFTTQFPAMVFLLLWGLPFLVEAQGLSRAAAGELLTLVVLSNMVVGLVYGQVVARHHGARLPLALGTVGATALLWAATLAYPGERAPMWLLVVLCVVLGSCGPASMLGFDFARPANPPERQGTASGITNMGGFVASMTTLFAVGVLLDATDDNYTVAFSSVFVLQALGISQILRLRGRAARRERERLVASRVETVHVPA from the coding sequence ATGGCCGTGTGGGGCATCGGCGTCTCGGTCTACTTCGTCGCCGTCATCTTCCGTACGTCCCTCGGGGTCGCCGGCCTCGACGCCGCCGACCGCTTCCATGTGAACGCCTCGGCCCTGTCGACCTTCTCGATCCTCCAGCTCCTCGTCTACGCCGGCATGCAGATACCGGTCGGCCTGCTCGTCGACCGGCTCGGCACCAAGAAGGTGCTGACGCTCGGCGTGGTGCTCTTCACCGCGGGACAGCTCGGCTTCGCGTTCTCACCGTCCTACGGCACCGCCCTCGCCTCCCGCGCCCTGCTCGGCTGCGGCGACGCCATGACCTTCATCAGCGTGCTGCGCCTCGGCACCCGCTGGTTCCCGGCCCGGCGCGGCCCGCTGGTCGCCCAGCTCGCGGGACTCGCCGGCATGGCGGGCAACCTGGTCTCCACGCTGGTCCTGGCCCGGCTGCTGCACGGCATCGGCTGGACGCCCGCGTTCGCGGGCAGCTCGCTCGCGGGTGTCGTCGTCCTGGTCCTGCTGCTGCTCTTCCTCAAGGACCACCCCGAAGGCCACGAGCCGGAGCCCTTCCCGCACCGGGGAGCGGCCTACGTACGACGGCAGATCGCCGCCTCCTGGCGGGAACCCGGCACCCGCCTCGGACTGTGGGTGCACTTCACGACCCAGTTCCCGGCGATGGTGTTCCTGCTGCTGTGGGGCCTGCCGTTCCTCGTCGAGGCACAGGGACTGTCCCGGGCGGCGGCGGGCGAACTGCTCACCCTCGTGGTGCTGTCCAACATGGTCGTCGGTCTCGTCTACGGCCAGGTCGTCGCCCGGCACCACGGGGCGCGGCTGCCGCTGGCCCTCGGGACCGTGGGGGCGACGGCGCTGCTGTGGGCGGCCACGCTGGCCTACCCGGGCGAGCGGGCGCCGATGTGGCTGCTCGTCGTGCTGTGCGTGGTGCTCGGCTCGTGCGGACCGGCGTCGATGCTCGGCTTCGACTTCGCACGGCCCGCGAACCCGCCGGAGCGGCAGGGCACCGCGTCCGGCATCACCAACATGGGCGGGTTCGTCGCGTCGATGACCACCCTGTTCGCCGTCGGTGTGCTCCTGGACGCGACCGACGACAACTACACCGTCGCCTTCTCCTCCGTCTTCGTGCTCCAGGCGCTCGGCATCAGCCAGATCCTCCGGCTGCGCGGCCGGGCGGCCCGCCGGGAGCGGGAGCGGCTGGTGGCGAGCCGCGTGGAGACCGTGCACGTCCCTGCGTAG
- a CDS encoding maleylpyruvate isomerase family mycothiol-dependent enzyme, with the protein MSLHPTLQPYADAWTHSIDAISELVNPLVEGEWNRRTPCPGWSVRDVVSHVIGLDCEMLGDPRPIHTLPRDLFHVTNDHQRYMEMQVDVRRHHTAPEMTSELEYVVIRRNRQLRNESRDPGTKVRGPLGTELTLAESMRQHAFDVWVHEQDLRTALGRPGNLDSPGAHIARDVLLAALPDIVAVKADAPRSSAIVFDVHGPIEFLRTIRVDIQGRGTLETAPALGPAATLSLDWETYVRLACGRVNLESVTDRVKAEGDPELTSAILRNFTVTP; encoded by the coding sequence GTGAGTCTGCATCCCACCCTCCAGCCCTACGCCGACGCCTGGACCCACTCCATCGACGCGATATCCGAGCTGGTGAACCCCCTCGTGGAAGGGGAGTGGAACCGCCGCACCCCCTGCCCGGGCTGGTCGGTGCGGGACGTGGTGTCCCATGTCATCGGCCTGGACTGCGAGATGCTGGGCGACCCGCGCCCCATCCACACCCTGCCTCGCGACCTCTTCCACGTCACCAACGACCACCAGCGGTACATGGAGATGCAGGTCGACGTCCGCCGCCACCACACGGCCCCGGAGATGACCTCCGAGCTGGAGTACGTCGTCATCCGCCGCAACCGCCAGCTGCGGAACGAGTCCCGTGACCCCGGCACGAAAGTCCGCGGCCCGCTCGGCACCGAACTGACGCTCGCGGAGTCCATGCGTCAGCACGCCTTCGACGTCTGGGTGCACGAGCAGGACCTGCGCACGGCTCTCGGCCGGCCCGGGAACCTCGACTCCCCCGGCGCGCACATCGCCCGTGACGTCCTGCTCGCGGCACTCCCCGACATAGTGGCCGTCAAGGCGGACGCGCCCCGCAGTTCGGCGATCGTCTTCGACGTGCACGGGCCGATCGAGTTCCTGCGCACGATCCGGGTCGACATCCAGGGCCGCGGCACCCTGGAGACCGCCCCCGCCCTCGGCCCGGCGGCCACCCTCAGCCTCGACTGGGAGACCTACGTCCGTCTGGCCTGCGGCCGCGTGAACCTGGAGTCGGTGACGGACCGGGTGAAGGCGGAGGGCGACCCGGAACTGACGTCGGCGATCCTGCGGAACTTCACGGTGACACCGTAG